Proteins from one Gasterosteus aculeatus chromosome 11, fGasAcu3.hap1.1, whole genome shotgun sequence genomic window:
- the LOC120828433 gene encoding uncharacterized protein LOC120828433 isoform X2 codes for MAESGRTVRVSGLPSHIEDDRLKDKLFIHFLRARNGGGEINSVTIVKATPVSALITFDDSRVAQRVIQHRQHTLEVDEKKYKILVTEHQERMDPDKVILNLSATVDHSQLPGGAMAMTHLHKSHPDIEISYGVTEEVCTLNGAYSKVQAALAQLLGLPKGPKSAGHKESSQPATSGSKSVQAALEPHIPECRSRKHNKQREQREKVHLGRHCDDYNSGSHRDTTPGAYVLEDTTEGAARQLPVHPPASEEDFSLIVDADMFQYTQKHCREEYEHILSKYGVDAVDMTNEGVTTLYLQVATGAGEDGRDQECLRLARKAISWLYEENETKIRRDQLPKSILSLRGGQQRVMDTLSVRFPKLLLNEDDRNIYIIGSSCDVSEAKQLLLLDPSTTSGKKEDVASLLRYPPPDSGSSTHAHEWKVPLTFAALSSIADLQGDTTDQQFRSEEDERRAEGARKYKLAARFKDSGLAALGSRPTDFSLRGFSSPLRQTGPGPILGHDVLSETAGTSYESVSRALAQNTGGDILFKSGYALPSNASLQNKTSSQGHLIDTRLKSLPSTISTTQSSASGSALPPPAGSGSTLKRASSFSGTPLQKAQVVSQKSQDDSARSTVKARGRSASFGNQAGKDKREVCHAEVTLSGVMWEHIKEAYSSRVDDLTSDVQMKERCSEGSFDVTLTLRGATSSRVNPCQLGLQKLADSVGVDFSVHELRLSELGVTDAEDETLQACCAEVRGRFKKVTMQFSKKSLYLRGPQALCSQVGASLREVFSGDLVQVPEQQDLCGPSTSKWSPSTFLPENEDQSSLHCWSNPQVMLGGQTSKAHRMDSGQERRQSQRSDFRETELVNGSINQLLARKNPVFKERVKVVEPEEMKGLVSHSKTGMGTVRHVNDVMLTTTNSDKDTALPKKEIPIDSGHKESTQQRHAGMQDTREESSLGAAVLGSICVCCEIEAVTIKTKCGATMCSTCRDTLHIPCRVCQEAEATTRGIKGQMSYSKLNITVPGHKKDSAIKITYCIPDGIQGENHPSPGEAFQGGVFEAFLPDSERTRTLLPRLEEAFRQGLIFTVIGVDTGARASWDGIPHKTTLHGGTATQIPLT; via the exons ATGGCAGAGTCGGGCAGGACTGTGAGGGTGAGTGGTCTGCCCTCTCACATCGAGGATGACAGGCTGAAAGACAAGCTATTCATCCACTTTCTAAGAGCCAGGAACGGAGGAGGGGAAATAAACTCTGTCACCATTGTAAAGGCAACGCCCGTCTCTGCCCTCATCACCTTTGACGACAGCAGAG TGGCACAGAGAGTTATTCAACACAGACAACACACTCTGGAAGTGGATGAAAAGAAGTATAAAATCCTTGTAACTGAACACCAAGAAAGAATGGACCCAGACAAG GTCATCTTAAACTTATCAGCAACTGTTGACCACAGCCAGCTTCCTGGAGGAGCGATGGCGATGACACACCTTCATAAGAGCCACCCGGATATCGAGATAAGCTACGGCGTTACTGAGGAAGTGTGCACATTAAACGGTGCCTATTCCAAAGTCCAGGCTGCTCTGGCACAGCTATTAGGTCTTCCCAAAGGCCCCAAATCAGCCGGCCACAAAGAATCGAGTCAACCTGCCACCAGTGGATCAAAGTCGGTCCAGGCGGCGCTGGAGCCTCATATTCCGGAGTGTCGGAGCAGGAAACATAATAAGCAACGGGAGCAACGAGAGAAAGTTCACCTCGGCAGGCATTGTGATGACTACAACTCCggctcacacagagacacgacACCTGGCGCTTACGTTTTGGAAGATACGACGGAGGGTGCAGCTCGGCAGCTTCCTGTGCATCCTCCTGCATCGGAGGAGGACTTCTCACTAATTGTGGATGCAGACATGTTTCAGTATACCCAGAAACACTGCAGGGAGGAATACGAGCATATCCTCAGTAAGTATGGCGTTGATGCCGTGGATATGACAAATGAAGGGGTGACTACTCTGTACTTGCAGGTAGCAACAGGGGCGGGGGAAGATGGCCGGGATCAGGAGTGCCTGAGGTTGGCAAGAAAGGCAATAAGTTGGCTTTACGAGGAGAACGAGACCAAGATCCGTCGAGACCAGCTGCCTAAGAGCATCCTGTCCCTCAGGGGGGGGCAGCAAAGGGTGATGGACACCTTAAGTGTCAGATTCCCGAAGCTTCTTTTGAACGAAGACGACAGGAATATTTACATAATTGGGAGCAGCTGTGATGTGTCTGAGGCGAAGCAGCTACTTCTACTGGACCCGAGCACGACGAGTGGCAAAAAAGAGGATGTTGCCAGTCTTCTTAGATATCCTCCACCTGATTCTGGTTCATCAACTCACGCTCATGAGTGGAAAGTTCCCCTCACCTTTGCAGCTTTGTCCTCCATTGCAGATTTGCAAGGTGACACGACAGATCAGCAGTTCAGGtcagaggaggatgagaggagggcTGAAGGAGCCAGAAAGTATAAACTAGCTGCTCGATTTAAGGATTCAGGACTTGCTGCACTGGGCAGTCGACCAACTGACTTCTCCTTACGAGGATTCTCGTCTCCCCTTCGACAAACAGGCCCTGGGCCGATTCTAGGTCACGATGTACTGTCAGAAACAGCGGGGACGTCCTATGAAAGTGTCTCCAGAGCGTTGGCCCAAAACACCGGAGGGGACATCTTGTTCAAGAGTGGATATGCTTTGCCTTCAAATGCTTCGTTGCAGAATAAAACCTCCTCGCAAGGTCATTTAATTGATACTCGACTGAAAAGTTTGCCATCTACCATTAGCACAACGCAGTCCAGTGCGTCAGGAAGTGCTTTACCTCCACCTGCCGGATCTGGATCCACCTTGAAGCGAGCCAGCAGTTTCTCGGGAACACCTCTGCAGAAGGCCCAAGTTGTGAGTCAAAAGAGTCAAGACGACTCCGCTAGGTCGACGGTCAAAGCCAGGGGCCGGTCCGCCAGCTTCGGTAACCAAGCGGGGAAGGACAAACGGGAAGTCTGCCATGCAGAGGTGACACTTTCCGGTGTGATGTGGGAGCACATAAAAGAAGCCTACAGCTCCCGAGTGGACGACCTGACTTCTGATGTCCAGATGAAAGAAAGGTGCTCAGAGGGTAGTTTTGATGTGACGCTCACCTTAAGAGGGGCGACCTCATCCAGAGTGAACCCATGTCAGCTAGGTCTGCAGAAGCTGGCGGACTCTGTTGGGGTAGACTTCTCCGTGCACGAGCTGCGCCTGTCAGAGCTGGGTGTCACTGACGCAGAGGATGAAACCCTTCAGGCCTGTTGTGCTGAGGTCCGTGGCAGGTTCAAGAAAGTCACAATGCAGTTTTCAAAGAAGAGCTTATATCTTAGGGGCCCGCAGGCGTTGTGTTCTCAGGTGGGTGCCTCACTGCGGGAGGTATTTTCTGGGGATCTGGTCCAAGTACCTGAACAACAGGACCTCTGTGGCCCTTCTACCTCAAAATGGAGTCCATCCACGTTTTTGCCAGAGAACGAGGACCAAAGTAGTCTGCACTGTTGGAGTAACCCTCAGGTGATGCTAGGGGGCCAAACAAGCAAAGCCCATAGGATGGATAGTGGCCAGGAAAGGAGACAAAGCCAGAGAAGTGACTTCCGTGAGACAGAGCTTGTGAATGGCTCTATTAACCAACTGTTGGCGAGGAAAAACCCTGTCTTTAAAGAGAGAGTGAAAGTTGTAGAACCAGAGGAGATGAAGGGTTTGGTCAGCCACAGTAAAACAGGAATGGGTACTGTGAGACATGTGAATGACGTCATGTTAACGACAACCAACAGTGATAAAGACACAGCTCTTCCCAAGAAGGAGATACCTATAGACTCTGGCCACAAGGAAAGCACGCAGCAAAGACATGCTGGGATGCAAGACACACGAGAGGAGTCTAGTTTAGGTGCTGCGGTGCTGGGGAGCATCTGCGTGTGCTGTGAGATTGAGGCCGTGACGATAAAGACAAAGTGTGGAGCTACCATGTGCTCAACGTGCCGCGACACTCTACACATCCCCTGCAGAGTTTGTCAGGAGGCCGAGGCGACGACACGGGGCATCAAGGGCCAAATGAGCTACTCCAAACTAAACATCACTGTACCAGGTCACAAAAAAGACTCTGCCATCAAGATCACTTACTGCATTCCAGATGGTATCCAAGGG GAAAATCACCCGTCTCCAGGAGAAGCATTTCAAGGAGGGGTGTTTGAAGCCTTTCTTCCAGACAgcgagaggacgaggacgctgCTACCAAGGCTGGAAGAAGCATTTAGGCAGGGGCTCATCTTCACCGTGATTGGTGTAGACACGGGGGCCAGGGCCTCGTGGGACGGCATCCCACACAAGACCACCCTACACGGAG GAACGGCTACCCAGATTCCACTTACTTGA
- the LOC120828433 gene encoding uncharacterized protein LOC120828433 isoform X1, whose amino-acid sequence MAESGRTVRVSGLPSHIEDDRLKDKLFIHFLRARNGGGEINSVTIVKATPVSALITFDDSRVAQRVIQHRQHTLEVDEKKYKILVTEHQERMDPDKVILNLSATVDHSQLPGGAMAMTHLHKSHPDIEISYGVTEEVCTLNGAYSKVQAALAQLLGLPKGPKSAGHKESSQPATSGSKSVQAALEPHIPECRSRKHNKQREQREKVHLGRHCDDYNSGSHRDTTPGAYVLEDTTEGAARQLPVHPPASEEDFSLIVDADMFQYTQKHCREEYEHILSKYGVDAVDMTNEGVTTLYLQVATGAGEDGRDQECLRLARKAISWLYEENETKIRRDQLPKSILSLRGGQQRVMDTLSVRFPKLLLNEDDRNIYIIGSSCDVSEAKQLLLLDPSTTSGKKEDVASLLRYPPPDSGSSTHAHEWKVPLTFAALSSIADLQGDTTDQQFRSEEDERRAEGARKYKLAARFKDSGLAALGSRPTDFSLRGFSSPLRQTGPGPILGHDVLSETAGTSYESVSRALAQNTGGDILFKSGYALPSNASLQNKTSSQGHLIDTRLKSLPSTISTTQSSASGSALPPPAGSGSTLKRASSFSGTPLQKAQVVSQKSQDDSARSTVKARGRSASFGNQAGKDKREVCHAEVTLSGVMWEHIKEAYSSRVDDLTSDVQMKERCSEGSFDVTLTLRGATSSRVNPCQLGLQKLADSVGVDFSVHELRLSELGVTDAEDETLQACCAEVRGRFKKVTMQFSKKSLYLRGPQALCSQVGASLREVFSGDLVQVPEQQDLCGPSTSKWSPSTFLPENEDQSSLHCWSNPQVMLGGQTSKAHRMDSGQERRQSQRSDFRETELVNGSINQLLARKNPVFKERVKVVEPEEMKGLVSHSKTGMGTVRHVNDVMLTTTNSDKDTALPKKEIPIDSGHKESTQQRHAGMQDTREESSLGAAVLGSICVCCEIEAVTIKTKCGATMCSTCRDTLHIPCRVCQEAEATTRGIKGQMSYSKLNITVPGHKKDSAIKITYCIPDGIQGENHPSPGEAFQGGVFEAFLPDSERTRTLLPRLEEAFRQGLIFTVIGVDTGARASWDGIPHKTTLHGGKSGNGYPDSTYLTRLSDVLTANGIGEAAAKS is encoded by the exons ATGGCAGAGTCGGGCAGGACTGTGAGGGTGAGTGGTCTGCCCTCTCACATCGAGGATGACAGGCTGAAAGACAAGCTATTCATCCACTTTCTAAGAGCCAGGAACGGAGGAGGGGAAATAAACTCTGTCACCATTGTAAAGGCAACGCCCGTCTCTGCCCTCATCACCTTTGACGACAGCAGAG TGGCACAGAGAGTTATTCAACACAGACAACACACTCTGGAAGTGGATGAAAAGAAGTATAAAATCCTTGTAACTGAACACCAAGAAAGAATGGACCCAGACAAG GTCATCTTAAACTTATCAGCAACTGTTGACCACAGCCAGCTTCCTGGAGGAGCGATGGCGATGACACACCTTCATAAGAGCCACCCGGATATCGAGATAAGCTACGGCGTTACTGAGGAAGTGTGCACATTAAACGGTGCCTATTCCAAAGTCCAGGCTGCTCTGGCACAGCTATTAGGTCTTCCCAAAGGCCCCAAATCAGCCGGCCACAAAGAATCGAGTCAACCTGCCACCAGTGGATCAAAGTCGGTCCAGGCGGCGCTGGAGCCTCATATTCCGGAGTGTCGGAGCAGGAAACATAATAAGCAACGGGAGCAACGAGAGAAAGTTCACCTCGGCAGGCATTGTGATGACTACAACTCCggctcacacagagacacgacACCTGGCGCTTACGTTTTGGAAGATACGACGGAGGGTGCAGCTCGGCAGCTTCCTGTGCATCCTCCTGCATCGGAGGAGGACTTCTCACTAATTGTGGATGCAGACATGTTTCAGTATACCCAGAAACACTGCAGGGAGGAATACGAGCATATCCTCAGTAAGTATGGCGTTGATGCCGTGGATATGACAAATGAAGGGGTGACTACTCTGTACTTGCAGGTAGCAACAGGGGCGGGGGAAGATGGCCGGGATCAGGAGTGCCTGAGGTTGGCAAGAAAGGCAATAAGTTGGCTTTACGAGGAGAACGAGACCAAGATCCGTCGAGACCAGCTGCCTAAGAGCATCCTGTCCCTCAGGGGGGGGCAGCAAAGGGTGATGGACACCTTAAGTGTCAGATTCCCGAAGCTTCTTTTGAACGAAGACGACAGGAATATTTACATAATTGGGAGCAGCTGTGATGTGTCTGAGGCGAAGCAGCTACTTCTACTGGACCCGAGCACGACGAGTGGCAAAAAAGAGGATGTTGCCAGTCTTCTTAGATATCCTCCACCTGATTCTGGTTCATCAACTCACGCTCATGAGTGGAAAGTTCCCCTCACCTTTGCAGCTTTGTCCTCCATTGCAGATTTGCAAGGTGACACGACAGATCAGCAGTTCAGGtcagaggaggatgagaggagggcTGAAGGAGCCAGAAAGTATAAACTAGCTGCTCGATTTAAGGATTCAGGACTTGCTGCACTGGGCAGTCGACCAACTGACTTCTCCTTACGAGGATTCTCGTCTCCCCTTCGACAAACAGGCCCTGGGCCGATTCTAGGTCACGATGTACTGTCAGAAACAGCGGGGACGTCCTATGAAAGTGTCTCCAGAGCGTTGGCCCAAAACACCGGAGGGGACATCTTGTTCAAGAGTGGATATGCTTTGCCTTCAAATGCTTCGTTGCAGAATAAAACCTCCTCGCAAGGTCATTTAATTGATACTCGACTGAAAAGTTTGCCATCTACCATTAGCACAACGCAGTCCAGTGCGTCAGGAAGTGCTTTACCTCCACCTGCCGGATCTGGATCCACCTTGAAGCGAGCCAGCAGTTTCTCGGGAACACCTCTGCAGAAGGCCCAAGTTGTGAGTCAAAAGAGTCAAGACGACTCCGCTAGGTCGACGGTCAAAGCCAGGGGCCGGTCCGCCAGCTTCGGTAACCAAGCGGGGAAGGACAAACGGGAAGTCTGCCATGCAGAGGTGACACTTTCCGGTGTGATGTGGGAGCACATAAAAGAAGCCTACAGCTCCCGAGTGGACGACCTGACTTCTGATGTCCAGATGAAAGAAAGGTGCTCAGAGGGTAGTTTTGATGTGACGCTCACCTTAAGAGGGGCGACCTCATCCAGAGTGAACCCATGTCAGCTAGGTCTGCAGAAGCTGGCGGACTCTGTTGGGGTAGACTTCTCCGTGCACGAGCTGCGCCTGTCAGAGCTGGGTGTCACTGACGCAGAGGATGAAACCCTTCAGGCCTGTTGTGCTGAGGTCCGTGGCAGGTTCAAGAAAGTCACAATGCAGTTTTCAAAGAAGAGCTTATATCTTAGGGGCCCGCAGGCGTTGTGTTCTCAGGTGGGTGCCTCACTGCGGGAGGTATTTTCTGGGGATCTGGTCCAAGTACCTGAACAACAGGACCTCTGTGGCCCTTCTACCTCAAAATGGAGTCCATCCACGTTTTTGCCAGAGAACGAGGACCAAAGTAGTCTGCACTGTTGGAGTAACCCTCAGGTGATGCTAGGGGGCCAAACAAGCAAAGCCCATAGGATGGATAGTGGCCAGGAAAGGAGACAAAGCCAGAGAAGTGACTTCCGTGAGACAGAGCTTGTGAATGGCTCTATTAACCAACTGTTGGCGAGGAAAAACCCTGTCTTTAAAGAGAGAGTGAAAGTTGTAGAACCAGAGGAGATGAAGGGTTTGGTCAGCCACAGTAAAACAGGAATGGGTACTGTGAGACATGTGAATGACGTCATGTTAACGACAACCAACAGTGATAAAGACACAGCTCTTCCCAAGAAGGAGATACCTATAGACTCTGGCCACAAGGAAAGCACGCAGCAAAGACATGCTGGGATGCAAGACACACGAGAGGAGTCTAGTTTAGGTGCTGCGGTGCTGGGGAGCATCTGCGTGTGCTGTGAGATTGAGGCCGTGACGATAAAGACAAAGTGTGGAGCTACCATGTGCTCAACGTGCCGCGACACTCTACACATCCCCTGCAGAGTTTGTCAGGAGGCCGAGGCGACGACACGGGGCATCAAGGGCCAAATGAGCTACTCCAAACTAAACATCACTGTACCAGGTCACAAAAAAGACTCTGCCATCAAGATCACTTACTGCATTCCAGATGGTATCCAAGGG GAAAATCACCCGTCTCCAGGAGAAGCATTTCAAGGAGGGGTGTTTGAAGCCTTTCTTCCAGACAgcgagaggacgaggacgctgCTACCAAGGCTGGAAGAAGCATTTAGGCAGGGGCTCATCTTCACCGTGATTGGTGTAGACACGGGGGCCAGGGCCTCGTGGGACGGCATCCCACACAAGACCACCCTACACGGAGGCAAGTCAGG GAACGGCTACCCAGATTCCACTTACTTGACTCGCTTGTCCGATGTCTTGACCGCCAACGGGATTGGAGAAGCAGCAGCCAAGTCTTAA